Proteins found in one Balaenoptera musculus isolate JJ_BM4_2016_0621 chromosome 4, mBalMus1.pri.v3, whole genome shotgun sequence genomic segment:
- the LOC118893956 gene encoding LOW QUALITY PROTEIN: cleavage and polyadenylation specificity factor subunit 6-like (The sequence of the model RefSeq protein was modified relative to this genomic sequence to represent the inferred CDS: substituted 2 bases at 2 genomic stop codons): MLPCLLCFILYVKILDRDLLLPLRADLQEAAGGGSLGREKIADGVDHTDIYVDVGKEFNXEDEYGGHDQIDLYDDVISPSANNGDAPEDQDYMDTLPPTVGDDVGKGAAPNVVYTYTGKRIALYIGNLTWWTTDEDLTEAVHSLGVTDILEIKFFENQANGQSEGFALLGVGSEASSKKLMDLLPKGELHGQNPVVTPCNKQFLSQSEMQSRKTTQSGQMSGEGKAGPPGGSSRAAFPQGGRRQACFPGAVPSGDRFLGPAGPGGSPPPFPAGQTPPRPTLGPPGPPGPPGPPPPGQVLPPPLAGPPNRGDCPPPPVLFPGQPFGQPPLGRLPPAPPPPVPGYGPPPGPPPPQQGPPPLPGPFPTHLPGPLGPPLMLAPPLYLPGPPPGAPPPAPHVNPAFFPLPTNSGMPTPHSXGPPPTDPCGQPPPYDRGDCGPPGRKMDTARTPLSEAEFEEIMNRNRAISSNAISRPVSDASAGDYGSAIETLVTAISLIKQSKVSADDHCKVLISSLQDCLHGTESQSYGSGSRRERSRERDHSRSREKSRRRKFHSGDHHDDYYRERSRERERHRDRDRDRDRERDREREYLHR; encoded by the coding sequence ATGCTTCCTTGCCTTCTGTGTTTTATCCTTTATGTTAAGATTTTAGACAGAGATCTGCTGCTACCGCTGCGGGCAGACCTGCAGGAGGCAGCGGGTGGAGGCAGCCTAGGCCGAGAGAAGATAGCGGATGGTGTGGACCACACAGACATTTACGTGGATGTGGGCAAAGAGTTCAACTAGGAAGATGAATATGGTGGGCATGATCAGATAGATTTGTATGATGATGTCATCTCTCCATCTGCAAATAATGGAGATGCCCCAGAAGATCAGGATTACATGGATACTCTCCCACCAACTGTTGGTGATGATGTGGGTAAAGGAGCAGCACCAAATGTTGTCTATACATATACTGGAAAGAGAATTGCATTGTATATTGGAAATCTAACATGGTGGACAACAGATGAAGACTTAACTGAAGCAGTTCATTCTTTGGGAGTAACtgatattttggagataaaattttttgaaaatcaggCAAATGGCCAGTCAGAGGGGTTTGCCCTTCTTGGTGTTGGATCTGAAGCATCCTCAAAAAAGTTAATGGATCTGTTGCCTAAAGGAGAACTTCATGGTCAGAATCCTGTTGTAACTCCATGCAATAAACAGTTCCTGAGTCAATCTGAAATGCAGTCCAGGAAAACTACACAATCAGGACAAATGTCTGGGGAAGGTAAAGCTGGTCCTCCGGGAGGCAGTTCACGTGCAGCATTTCCACAAGGTGGTAGAAGACAGGCCTGTTTTCCAGGGGCTGTTCCTAGTGGGGACAGATTTCTTGGACCAGCAGGACCAGGAGGGTCACCTCCACCTTTTCCAGCTGGACAGACTCCACCGCGTCCAACCTTGGGTCCTCCAGGCCCACCCGGTCCACCAGGTCCTCCACCTCCTGGTCAGGTTCTGCCTCCTCCTTTAGCTGGGCCTCCTAATCGAGGAGATTGCCCTCCACCACCAGTTCTTTTTCCTGGACAACCTTTTGGGCAGCCTCCATTGGGTCGgcttcctcctgctcctccaccTCCAGTTCCAGGCTACGGCCCCCCTCCTGGTCCACCACCTCCACAACAGGGACCACCTCCACTTCCAGGCCCCTTTCCGACTCACCTACCTGGCCCTCTTGGGCCACCCCTTATGCTCGCTCCTCCTCTGTATCTTCCTGGACCTCCTCCAGGTGCCCCACCACCAGCTCCACATGTGAACCCAGCTTTCTTTCCTCTACCAACTAACAGCGGCATGCCTACACCACACAGCTAGGGGCCACCACCAACAGATCCATGTGGCCAGCCTCCACCATATGATAGGGGTGACTGTGGGCCTCCTGGAAGGAAAATGGATACTGCAAGAACACCATTGAGTGAAGCTGAGTTTGAAGAAATCATGAATAGAAATAGGGCAATCTCAAGCAATGCTATTTCAAGACCTGTGTCTGATGCCAGTGCTGGTGATTATGGGAGTGCTATTGAGACATTGGTAACTGCAATTTCTTTAATTAAACAATCCAAAGTATCTGCTGATGATCATTGCAAAGTTCTTATTAGCTCTTTGCAAGATTGCCTTCATGGAACTGAATCCCAGTCTTATGGTTCTGGATCAAGACGTGAACGATCAAGAGAAAGGGATCATAGTAGATCACGAGAAAAGAGTCGGCGTCGTAAATTCCACAGTGGAGATCATCATGATGATTATtacagagagagaagcagagaacgAGAGAGACACCGGGACCGGGACCGGGACCGGGACCGAGAGCGTGACCGAGAGCGCGAGTATCTTCATCGTTAG